The DNA region GGCGCGAGGCGCCGAGACAGCAGGAGACCCCGATGGCGAGACCGCCCGCAAGCTATGACGATCTGAACGCGCTCTACATCAACTGCACGCTCAAGCGCACTCCGCGCACCTCCCACACCGAGGGCCTGATGAAGGTGTCCCAGGCGATCATGGAGAAGCAGGGCGTCGACGTCGCCCATGTGCGCCTGGTCGATCACGACATCGCCCGCGGCGTGCAGCCCGACATGACCGGGGAAGGCTGGGACAAGGACGACTGGCCCCAGATCTGGGAGAAGGTGCAGTGGGCCGACATCCTCGTCGTGGGCACCCCGATCTGGCTCGGCGAGGAAAGCTCGGTCGCGCGCACGCTCATCGAACGGCTCTACGCCCATTCGGGCGAACTCAACGACGAGGGGCAGTTCGTCTATTACGGCAAGACGGGCGGCTGCGTGATCACCGGCAACGAGGACGGCATCAAGCACTGCTCGATGACGCTGCTCTACGCGATGCAGCATATCGGCTTCACGATTCCCCCGAACGCCGATTGCGGCTGGATCGGCGAGGCCGGTCCCGGCAAGAGCTATCTCGACGAGGGCTCGGGCGGGCCGGAGAACGACTTTACCCGGCGCAACACGACCTTCATGACCTGGAACCTGATGCACATGGCACGCATGCTGAAGGATGCC from Marinicauda algicola includes:
- a CDS encoding flavodoxin family protein, giving the protein MARPPASYDDLNALYINCTLKRTPRTSHTEGLMKVSQAIMEKQGVDVAHVRLVDHDIARGVQPDMTGEGWDKDDWPQIWEKVQWADILVVGTPIWLGEESSVARTLIERLYAHSGELNDEGQFVYYGKTGGCVITGNEDGIKHCSMTLLYAMQHIGFTIPPNADCGWIGEAGPGKSYLDEGSGGPENDFTRRNTTFMTWNLMHMARMLKDAGGIPAWGNQADKWKEGERFGHPAGD